AATATCTGTTTTTACCTGAATCGTATTAAAAAGACCTTTTTTATAAGTTCCTTTTTTGATCAGTTCATCAATTTTTTTCGTTTTTTTTGAAGAAACATCTGTTTTAGCAGATTTTTCTTTGTCGGTAGTTACCGTATCTTTTTTCTGTGCAAATACTGACGGAGAGGCCAAACTAAGCCCCAGATACAGTGCAAGCCTGTAATTCTTCATTAAAATAGTACATTTCATGCCCTCTAGGTTTTCAATTGACAAAACTATAACCTATGAAACTATATCTATATTAATAGGGAGTGAAAGGGAGAATTATCGGAGTGAGTGGATTTTTAAGCTTTTAATCCATCAATGGAAGAAAACAGATAAAATACCCATCTTGCATAGAGATATCCAGATTATTATTCTTAAAATATTGATAAATCTGATTTAAATAATCTAAACCAAACTTTTCGCTTTGGATATCTTCTGTCTTCGGTTGCCATGTATTTTTTACAATAACTCCATCTTTTTCTACGGTGATTATAATGGATAAAGGATTATCTATTGTTGCGATATTATGCTTAATGGCATTCTCTGTAACCAACTGAAGAGACAAGTAGGGAATTCTCTTTTCTAAACTTTCTTCATGATTGATAATCAATTCAAAGCTAATTTCCTGATCAAACCGACTTTTCAAAAGATCCATATATTGTTTGATAAAGCTGATTTCTTGTGAAACTGGGACAATATTTTCTTTTGGAGGAACAATAAGATATCGATAAATCTTTGAAAGATTCATGGTAAACTTCTGAGCATTATCTTTGTTAAGCCCAATCAACATATAAAGAGAGTTTAATGAATTAAAAAGAAAATGCGGATTGATATTATTTTTAAGCTGTTGAAGCTGATTCAAGACTTCTGCGCGATGCATTTTTTCATTTTCAACAAGGAGTAAATTCTTTTCTGACTGTATTTTTTCTTTCTCCTGAAACGCCATATTGGTTGCCCTGTAAAATAAAATAAATACCGTCACAATAAGTAACAAAGCTGCCAGAAAAATATAAACGGTATATCTTTTTGTTTGATTTACACTCTCATCAATAAGAAAACTTACATAGTTTACCACTGCATATCCTTCAAAATTATCGGTTTTTAAAGGTTTTATAAATCGTATAACTTCTACATCAAGATATTCTGAGATTGTATTTCGTTCCGTATATCCCAATTGAGTTTTGCTCGTTAAGGTATCTTCTGGCTGAATATCTGTAAAGTCGAAAATATTTTTACCCAAATATTTTTTTTCAGGATGAGTAATGCAAATGCCTTCTTTTGAAAAAACATAAGTATACGTATTCGGAGACTGATCGATGGTCGCAAAATACTGATGAAGATTATCAAGACTTACCGCAGAACCGTAATACAGCATATCTTTATTTGCTTGTATCAAAGAATCGTAACTTAACCAATAAATACTGTCATTATGACTAATGATATAATTATTAAAGTTACCAGGGGCTTTATTTTTTATTTTGGTGTACTTTTCTACCTTTTCATCTTTTTTGAGAATATCTGATAAAAGATCTTTATTGCCAGATTCTCCAGAAGCGCCATTGTAGTAGTAATACCAACTATAGGGAATGAGTTTACGCCTTTTATTTAAACTATTTAAGACTGAGGAATAATCTTTGTAATTTTTAAGCCCATCTTTCTGAATCAAAGCACGAAGAAGGTATTGATAATCTTCAATGTTTCTAAACTCTTTTTCTACCGTTTCATATTTCCTCAAAAAAGTTTTTCGGGCAAACTCTTCATTATTTTTTCGGCTATCGTGCGTAATAAGAAGACTCAGCACCGCAAAAGCGACCGCTGCTATAAAACAAGCTGACAAACCTGCTATAAAAACAGATCGTTTTGTAAGTACATGTTTAAAATTAATCTTCAAAGGTTCCGAATTATTATAGCTTCCAGTAAGTACAATGGCTCATGAAAAGCTCAGTTTTTAATCTTGTTGTTTTATTAAAATAGATGGAAATCAAATAAACATTTCCATAAACAGAAAACGAATATACATAATTTTTTAAGCAAAAAAAGAGAGTTTATGATTCAAAAATTGGAAATGGATAGCGCTATTTATCTCTAAAACCTTATTATTAAAGCATAAAAAGTAGTTATTAAAGCCTTTTTAGTTTAAAAAAAAATCACTCATTTTCACAAAGAAAAGGAACTGAATAATTATTCAATTCCTTTTTATTTTAATGAACAAGAGCTTCCTCTCATCAATATATTTTAATGAAAATTATATGACAAACGGTAAATATCTCTAAAGTAAATTTCAACTTCTGAAACGTCTTCATATTTAGGCGTTATAGTCGATGATTCCGAGAAGTTTATTTTTTGAGTAACAAATACTGCTTTTATTTTTTTCTTACATCCACAATATTTATGATCATTTTTCTTATGTTCCTTCAACGGAATCGTTTTTATGGTAGTGTATTCTAATTGTTCAGCCTTACTAAAACTAGATGGGTTTAAAGTAAAATAAGGTTCACCATGATAGAAGTAATGATCAATAATTTCGGGATTATTTTTCTGAGACGAATCGGCGTAGGTTGAAGCATGATATCCGCTACATTTTTGGCAAAAAGCCACCTTGATATAAATCTGTTCCATACATTAATTTTGCTATGCGTTATATAACAGATTGCATGCCATAATCCTTTGCGAAGCTTAAATTATTGATTTTTTACGATTTTTTCATATTGAGTTAACATAAGTTTACTTGTAAAAACACTTTACTTTTTTATGGAGAATAAAGGCGAAAAATAATCTATACATTTGTGCATTAACCTACATCGATTTTATATCGAAAAATTGTTATGACAGAAATAAAACGCAAAGGTTCTCGCTCAACAAAAGATATTCCCAAAGATATTTTAGAACAGTTGAACCGTGGAGAAATTGAAACAGCAAATTTAATTGAATGGTTGGCAGTTGACCAACGGCTTTTATTGGAAAACATATTGATGCAGTTTAATAGAAC
The sequence above is a segment of the Chryseobacterium turcicum genome. Coding sequences within it:
- a CDS encoding histidine kinase, translated to MKINFKHVLTKRSVFIAGLSACFIAAVAFAVLSLLITHDSRKNNEEFARKTFLRKYETVEKEFRNIEDYQYLLRALIQKDGLKNYKDYSSVLNSLNKRRKLIPYSWYYYYNGASGESGNKDLLSDILKKDEKVEKYTKIKNKAPGNFNNYIISHNDSIYWLSYDSLIQANKDMLYYGSAVSLDNLHQYFATIDQSPNTYTYVFSKEGICITHPEKKYLGKNIFDFTDIQPEDTLTSKTQLGYTERNTISEYLDVEVIRFIKPLKTDNFEGYAVVNYVSFLIDESVNQTKRYTVYIFLAALLLIVTVFILFYRATNMAFQEKEKIQSEKNLLLVENEKMHRAEVLNQLQQLKNNINPHFLFNSLNSLYMLIGLNKDNAQKFTMNLSKIYRYLIVPPKENIVPVSQEISFIKQYMDLLKSRFDQEISFELIINHEESLEKRIPYLSLQLVTENAIKHNIATIDNPLSIIITVEKDGVIVKNTWQPKTEDIQSEKFGLDYLNQIYQYFKNNNLDISMQDGYFICFLPLMD